In Microcaecilia unicolor chromosome 1, aMicUni1.1, whole genome shotgun sequence, the following are encoded in one genomic region:
- the FSBP gene encoding fibrinogen silencer-binding protein, producing MVGKARSSNFTVSEKLDLLKLVKPYVNVLEQHTNKHSVIVEKNKCWDIIADKYNAIGADRPPRTAQGLRTLYKRLKEYAKQEFLQFKNTQLDYQSTVSEPTKKVLEMIPQITTMCFLRDGSSLPSAEKDTELNAGTSSQQADVDHQPAAVTVELEQDEDVKPILPLTVAEHPTEVLEDREDQESIHTLQRSPSPSLSSLDMRMTLSPSPVPRRDGFCIHQTGEHLRQICGCVPQTLQMLKEEHQMMIKNQRKIGLYIQEKRDGLKRRQQLEEELLKAKIKVERLKAMKLRRDLPGYNSL from the exons ATGGTTGGAAAGGCTCGGTCTTCTAATTTTACTGTATCTGAAAAGCTTGATCTGCTGAAGCTTGTGAAGCCGTATGTTAATGTTCTGGAACAGCACACTAATAAGCACTCTGTGATAGTGGAAAAAAACAAATGCTGGGATATAATAGCAGACAAATACAATGCAATAGGTGCAGACCGCCCTCCTCGAACAGCGCAGGGCCTGCGAACACTGTACAAGAGGCTCAAGGAATATGCCAAGCAGGAGTTCTTGCAGTTTAAGAATACACAGTTAGATTATCAAAGCACAGTCTCCGAACCAACCAAGAAGGTGTTAGAGATGATTCCACAGATCACCACCATGTGCTTCTTGAGAGATGGGAGCAGTTTGCCAAG tgctGAAAAGGATACAGAACTAAATGCTGGAACTAGTTCACAGCAAGCAGACGTGGATCACCAACCTGCTGCTGTTACAGTGGAACTGGAACAAGATGAGGATGTCAAACCTATCCTGCCACTGACCGTTGCTGAACACCCTACAGAGGTTTTAGAGGACAGAGAGGATCAAGAATCTATTCACACTTTGCAGAGGTCTCCTTCACCTTCACTTTCTTCACTTGATATGAGAATGACATTGTCTCCATCTCCTGTCCCAAGGCGAGATGGATTTTGTATTCACCAGACTGGGGAACACTTGCGACAGATATGTGGGTGTGTTCCACAGACTTTACAAATGTTGAAGGAAGAACATCAAATGATGataaaaaatcaaagaaaaattgGGCTTTATATTCAAGAAAAGAGGGATGGCTTGAAAAGGAGACAACAGCTGGAAGAGGAGCTGctgaaagcaaaaataaaagtgGAAAGGTTGAAGGCAATGAAACTACGGCGTGATTTGCCAGGATACAATAGCCTCTAA